The proteins below are encoded in one region of Brachyspira intermedia PWS/A:
- a CDS encoding response regulator translates to MSDINTKEADGINEFGKPYKVLIVDDSAFVVKQLQQIFVSEQYNVVGTAENGEEGVLMYKEYKPDLVTMDITMPKMDGITALTKIIEYDKNAKVVMVSALGKEDMVKKALLAGAKNYITKPLDRKKVLERIKMVLAKKQ, encoded by the coding sequence ATGTCTGACATTAATACAAAAGAAGCTGATGGTATAAATGAATTTGGAAAACCATACAAAGTTCTAATCGTAGATGACTCTGCATTTGTTGTTAAACAATTACAGCAAATCTTTGTATCAGAACAATACAATGTAGTCGGCACAGCAGAAAACGGAGAAGAAGGCGTACTTATGTATAAAGAATACAAGCCAGACTTAGTAACTATGGATATTACAATGCCTAAAATGGATGGTATTACTGCATTGACTAAAATAATAGAATACGATAAAAATGCTAAAGTTGTTATGGTTAGTGCTTTAGGTAAAGAAGATATGGTAAAAAAAGCACTTCTAGCTGGTGCTAAAAACTACATTACTAAACCTTTAGACAGAAAAAAAGTTCTTGAACGTATAAAAATGGTTCTTGCAAAAAAACAATAA
- a CDS encoding tetratricopeptide repeat protein, translated as MPYLYNVEKKISIHIIVITLIAAVTLIGVAYLFTSNYIEKKRLKSIYDYMISEDYNNASFLFNDLYSKRPLNKNILITGIDLYYDILIRSDKKEIIVNASENIIRYANQLLLSFKFIKNKNIIHQRLAYSYQRLGSAYYIDSYNSYIQAINEGDNRTSTTIELSKICYEIGLFKDAVKYLEDAIDRELKENSDKFINMELYYELANAYEGDKDYTKAIQILSSMESFNNNTMLESRTYFKLGNLYYRQGLYKESEFFYKKALEIDEKNPDLYYSIGTLYLDTKRRNEAIKMFREAIKIDNSYKPARDTLRRL; from the coding sequence ATGCCTTACCTATATAATGTTGAAAAAAAGATTAGCATACATATTATAGTAATAACTTTAATTGCTGCAGTAACTCTAATTGGAGTTGCATATTTATTTACTTCAAACTATATAGAAAAAAAAAGATTAAAATCTATATATGACTATATGATATCAGAAGATTATAATAATGCTTCATTTTTATTTAATGATCTATACAGTAAAAGACCTTTAAATAAAAATATATTAATAACAGGCATAGATTTATACTATGATATACTTATAAGATCCGATAAAAAAGAAATAATTGTAAATGCAAGTGAAAATATCATAAGATATGCTAATCAATTATTATTATCTTTCAAATTCATAAAAAATAAAAATATCATACATCAAAGATTAGCTTATAGTTATCAAAGATTAGGTTCAGCATATTATATTGATTCATACAATTCATATATACAAGCAATAAATGAAGGCGATAACAGAACTTCAACTACTATAGAATTATCTAAAATTTGTTATGAAATAGGATTATTCAAAGATGCTGTAAAATATTTAGAAGATGCCATTGACAGAGAATTAAAAGAGAACAGCGATAAATTTATAAATATGGAATTATATTATGAGCTTGCCAATGCCTATGAGGGGGATAAAGATTATACAAAAGCTATACAAATATTATCCTCTATGGAAAGCTTTAACAATAATACTATGCTTGAATCAAGAACCTATTTTAAATTAGGGAATTTATATTACAGACAAGGATTATATAAAGAAAGTGAATTTTTTTACAAAAAGGCATTAGAGATAGATGAAAAAAATCCTGATTTATATTATAGTATAGGGACATTATATTTAGATACTAAAAGAAGAAATGAAGCTATAAAAATGTTTAGAGAAGCTATAAAAATAGATAATTCGTATAAGCCCGCTAGGGATACTTTAAGGAGATTGTAA
- a CDS encoding CheR family methyltransferase: MNEIKLTEQQFNLFKDFVYRESGICFNVINKIILESRIASSMKERNLEVVEDYYKLVSSDKEELKKFLDNITTNLTKFFRNEPNFKLLKNYVLPKIMKYKKPGEQIRIWSAGCSTGEEPYSIAITCLETPGIKDRDIKIFASDLSLNSLVAAKEGRYEEHKVENVPKEYLKKYFDKLASGEYSIKNDIKKLITFDYHNLRHRGSQSNMDVIFCRNVLIYFDNESVKLTVNRFYDILNEHGFLFIGHSESLFGLDTKFKFNNIDNSIVYTKN, encoded by the coding sequence TTGAACGAGATAAAATTAACCGAACAACAATTTAATCTGTTTAAAGATTTTGTATATAGAGAAAGCGGTATATGTTTTAATGTTATCAATAAAATTATTTTAGAGTCAAGAATAGCTTCTTCTATGAAAGAAAGAAATTTAGAAGTAGTAGAAGATTATTATAAACTTGTTTCTTCAGACAAAGAAGAACTAAAAAAATTTTTAGATAACATTACTACAAATCTTACTAAATTTTTCAGGAATGAGCCAAACTTTAAACTATTAAAAAATTATGTTCTGCCAAAAATAATGAAATATAAAAAACCCGGCGAACAAATAAGAATTTGGAGTGCAGGCTGTTCTACTGGAGAAGAGCCCTACTCTATAGCAATAACTTGTTTGGAAACACCCGGGATAAAAGATAGAGATATAAAAATATTTGCTAGTGATTTATCTCTCAATTCTTTGGTAGCTGCCAAAGAAGGAAGGTATGAGGAACATAAGGTAGAAAATGTTCCAAAAGAATATTTAAAAAAATATTTTGATAAATTAGCTTCCGGAGAGTACTCTATAAAAAATGATATAAAAAAATTAATAACTTTTGATTATCATAATTTGAGACATAGAGGAAGTCAGTCAAATATGGACGTTATTTTTTGTAGGAATGTTCTTATATATTTTGATAATGAATCTGTTAAACTTACAGTTAATAGATTTTACGATATACTAAATGAACATGGATTTTTATTTATAGGACATAGTGAATCATTATTCGGACTAGATACAAAATTTAAATTTAACAATATAGATAATTCCATAGTATATACTAAAAATTAG
- a CDS encoding chemotaxis protein CheX, which translates to MRLDYIRPFTDASNEILQNYIKDGIKIGDITLKGDFVNASGIIAIVALSKDIVGHFIIDMELETAKKIVSIMNDREIKDIDKLSLSTIQELVNLIAGLSVTKLETDGYDVDISPPVIMKSKNLEVSISDSEFLHIKLDTSIGDFNILVAVESEKE; encoded by the coding sequence ATGAGACTTGACTATATAAGACCATTTACAGATGCGTCAAACGAAATATTGCAAAATTATATTAAAGACGGTATCAAAATCGGCGATATAACTTTAAAAGGTGATTTTGTAAATGCTTCGGGTATTATAGCTATAGTAGCATTATCAAAAGATATAGTAGGTCATTTCATAATAGATATGGAATTGGAAACTGCCAAAAAAATCGTTTCTATTATGAATGATAGAGAAATAAAAGATATTGATAAGTTATCATTATCTACTATACAGGAGCTTGTTAATTTAATAGCAGGTCTTTCTGTAACAAAATTAGAAACAGACGGCTATGATGTTGATATATCTCCGCCTGTTATTATGAAAAGCAAAAATTTGGAAGTTTCGATAAGCGATTCGGAATTTCTGCATATAAAACTAGATACCTCTATTGGCGATTTTAATATATTAGTTGCCGTAGAATCAGAAAAGGAGTAA
- a CDS encoding bactofilin family protein codes for MFSKRNDNTESNSIIGEGSFFKGEFTLNGTLRIDGRYEGEKLEVDNVFVGATGKVKSNIKTVSAVIEGIIIGNIEAKNRVMLMPTSRVLGEIRTPELIIQNGVILEGLCIVSQDPLTNPKETILELYNNGNMDN; via the coding sequence ATGTTTTCAAAAAGAAATGATAATACAGAATCTAATTCTATTATAGGTGAAGGTTCCTTCTTTAAAGGAGAATTTACATTAAACGGTACTTTAAGAATAGACGGACGTTATGAAGGTGAAAAATTAGAAGTAGATAATGTTTTTGTAGGTGCCACAGGAAAAGTAAAATCAAATATAAAAACTGTTTCCGCTGTTATAGAAGGAATAATTATTGGAAATATAGAGGCTAAAAACAGAGTAATGCTTATGCCTACAAGCAGAGTACTTGGAGAGATAAGAACTCCTGAATTAATAATACAAAATGGTGTTATATTAGAGGGTTTATGTATAGTATCTCAAGATCCTCTTACTAATCCAAAAGAAACCATTTTAGAATTATATAATAATGGTAATATGGATAATTAA
- the mreD gene encoding rod shape-determining protein MreD, whose product MKRIVTVIITTLILLLIQSSPAYDLIRVALGAKPDLLLIFLTFIAFRYGSFDGIIYGFIIGLLQDIVSSGTFGSYAIIFLNIGFFVGFFNTRIFIKQIAAGIFVTLVGYLIKIVALFLVTSIYSDLSNVAVLIRSELLVGLPLTVILSSPAFILFEKVAPLIYDKQKIHVDDSTKEYTE is encoded by the coding sequence ATGAAAAGAATAGTAACAGTAATCATTACAACTCTTATTTTACTTCTTATACAATCATCTCCTGCTTATGATTTAATAAGAGTAGCATTAGGTGCTAAACCTGATTTGCTTTTAATTTTTTTAACATTCATAGCATTTAGATACGGTTCATTTGATGGAATAATATATGGCTTTATCATAGGACTTTTACAGGATATTGTATCAAGCGGAACATTTGGTTCTTATGCTATAATATTTCTTAATATTGGTTTCTTTGTGGGTTTTTTCAATACAAGAATATTTATAAAGCAAATTGCTGCTGGAATATTTGTAACTTTAGTAGGCTATTTAATAAAAATCGTAGCATTATTTTTGGTAACTTCTATATATTCAGATCTTTCAAATGTTGCCGTATTGATAAGATCAGAATTGCTTGTTGGGCTTCCTCTTACAGTTATACTATCTTCACCAGCATTCATATTATTTGAAAAAGTTGCTCCTTTAATTTACGATAAACAAAAAATACATGTAGATGACAGCACTAAGGAATATACTGAATAA
- the mreC gene encoding rod shape-determining protein MreC, whose product MKHKLLTLYILLNLVAGMLMVLNRSNFVFNLQSIYALGVYPIQSATKSVSRAFVYLYTSITDIFTLQSQVQVLRDRIAELSGAALEYEQLSAENERLRALLNEAPTDEYPLEYAEIVSKDPQNFYTTIVINKGSAHGIVVGMPVISYQNGYKGLVGKVVEVRRYNSRILSLVDQRSQISVMLESSRTTGIMVGQSPKSTQTHLQYIDLQMDVEEGERVVTSGMGGVFPKGILVGTIFKVEKKNYGLFHDLYVEPAVNFSTLENVYVIKKIPDQEIIMLANEEDDNGEAK is encoded by the coding sequence ATAAAACATAAATTATTAACATTATATATTCTGCTTAATCTTGTAGCAGGAATGCTAATGGTGCTAAATAGAAGTAATTTTGTATTTAATTTACAGTCTATTTATGCACTTGGAGTATACCCTATTCAAAGTGCAACAAAAAGTGTATCAAGAGCTTTTGTATACCTTTACACTAGCATAACAGATATATTTACACTTCAAAGTCAGGTGCAGGTATTAAGAGATAGAATAGCTGAATTAAGCGGTGCCGCATTAGAATATGAGCAATTAAGTGCTGAAAATGAAAGACTTAGAGCATTATTAAATGAAGCTCCTACCGATGAATACCCTTTAGAATATGCTGAAATAGTTTCTAAGGACCCTCAAAACTTCTACACTACCATTGTTATAAATAAAGGAAGTGCACATGGTATAGTAGTTGGAATGCCTGTTATATCTTATCAAAACGGATATAAAGGATTAGTGGGAAAAGTAGTTGAAGTAAGAAGATACAACAGCAGAATATTATCTCTAGTTGACCAAAGATCTCAAATATCTGTAATGCTTGAAAGCTCAAGAACTACAGGAATAATGGTTGGACAAAGCCCTAAATCTACACAAACACATTTGCAGTATATAGATTTACAAATGGACGTTGAAGAAGGCGAAAGAGTTGTTACAAGCGGTATGGGAGGAGTATTTCCTAAAGGTATATTGGTAGGTACTATATTCAAAGTTGAAAAGAAAAACTATGGACTTTTCCATGATTTATATGTAGAGCCTGCTGTAAACTTCTCCACTTTAGAGAATGTTTATGTAATAAAAAAGATACCGGATCAGGAAATCATTATGCTTGCTAATGAAGAAGATGATAACGGAGAGGCAAAATGA
- a CDS encoding rod shape-determining protein → MFNWLYNMFSSDMGIDLGTANTLVYVKGEGIVLAEPSVVAIEKSTGNVIAVGNEAKQMLGKVPNSIAAIRPMRDGVIADFETVEKMIRYFINKVHNKRTLVKPRIAIGIPTGITEVERRAVRESCEQAGARTIFLIEQARAAAIGADMPINEPHGNMIIEIGGGTTEVAVLSLGSMVRSASIRVGGDELDDAIIKYMQRTHNLYIGEKTAEEIKINIGHAYKGDISKTMDIRGRDSVSGLPKTLTINSAEIKDAIADILIEILEAVKSVLNQTPPEISADIVERGIVMSGGTSMLPGFTDLISMETGVPVILAESPLTCVAIGCGKFIEETRNLKNYRRYS, encoded by the coding sequence ATGTTTAACTGGTTATATAATATGTTCTCAAGCGATATGGGAATAGATTTAGGAACTGCTAATACTCTTGTATATGTAAAGGGAGAAGGTATTGTTTTGGCTGAGCCATCAGTTGTGGCTATAGAAAAAAGCACAGGAAATGTTATAGCAGTTGGAAATGAAGCTAAGCAAATGTTAGGTAAAGTACCTAATTCTATAGCAGCAATAAGACCTATGAGAGATGGAGTTATTGCTGACTTTGAAACTGTTGAAAAGATGATAAGATACTTTATTAATAAAGTACATAATAAAAGAACTTTAGTAAAACCTAGAATAGCTATAGGTATACCTACTGGAATTACAGAGGTAGAAAGAAGAGCCGTAAGAGAAAGCTGCGAACAGGCAGGAGCTAGAACTATATTCTTAATTGAACAGGCAAGAGCTGCAGCTATTGGTGCTGATATGCCTATTAATGAACCTCATGGTAATATGATTATAGAGATAGGCGGAGGTACTACAGAGGTAGCTGTTCTTTCACTTGGAAGTATGGTAAGAAGTGCTTCTATACGTGTAGGCGGTGATGAACTTGACGATGCTATTATCAAATATATGCAAAGAACTCATAACCTATATATCGGTGAAAAAACTGCTGAAGAAATTAAAATCAATATCGGTCATGCTTATAAAGGCGATATATCAAAAACTATGGACATAAGAGGAAGGGACTCTGTATCAGGACTTCCTAAAACTCTTACAATAAACAGTGCTGAAATTAAAGATGCCATAGCTGATATATTAATAGAAATTTTGGAAGCTGTAAAATCTGTACTCAATCAAACACCTCCGGAAATTTCTGCTGATATAGTAGAACGCGGTATTGTTATGAGTGGCGGTACTTCAATGCTTCCTGGTTTTACTGATTTGATATCTATGGAAACAGGAGTTCCTGTAATTCTTGCTGAAAGTCCTCTTACTTGCGTTGCTATAGGATGCGGAAAGTTTATAGAAGAGACTAGAAATTTGAAAAATTACAGAAGATACTCTTAA